In Silene latifolia isolate original U9 population chromosome X, ASM4854445v1, whole genome shotgun sequence, the following proteins share a genomic window:
- the LOC141620978 gene encoding stemmadenine O-acetyltransferase-like has product MSRKLELLPELLPPKDLPCLGPRPISELTPLAFQVNVFACGGIVIGCYMLHKVLDTALLGTFFKYWAGLVKNQAQDANVVGPNFDAIVKAFPPRPTVEPVIAPDRVNGPPNNIPSFVVLVRCFKITKNAITSLKAMAGSGAVPGPTSFEAVAGFVWENVMAAACMARDQSTPKDTVLSMSMNMRPRTNAPLPKESMGNCLTIVQAKAKMSETTLKELVGKIHDVILKAKPKIEKFQGENGIEEICLDIKETTRIIMDENSCVYHLSSWCKLGLNEADFGFGKPAWIVPTDANPPPSLRNSILFTDYSDSSGDEGIEVWLFLEEKEMHFLESNQRFLDYAFPN; this is encoded by the coding sequence ATGTCTCGTAAACTTGAATTGTTACCGGAGTTACTCCCACCTAAAGACTTACCATGTCTTGGGCCTAGGCCCATTTCGGAGCTTACACCTTTAGCATTTCAAGTTAACGTTTTTGCATGTGGTGGTATCGTAATTGgatgttacatgttacataaaGTCTTAGACACGGCTTTGTTAGGCACGTTTTTCAAGTATTGGGCCGGTCTAGTGAAGAATCAAGCCCAAGACGCTAACGTTGTTGGGCCGAACTTTGATGCAATTGTCAAGGCCTTTCCTCCTCGTCCTACGGTCGAACCGGTCATTGCACCGGACCGGGTTAACGGCCCACCAAATAATATCCCATCCTTTGTTGTACTAGTAAGGTGCTTCAAAATAACAAAGAATGCTATAACTAGCCTAAAGGCTATGGCCGGGAGTGGGGCCGTTCCCGGCCCCACTTCGTTTGAGGCTGTCGCAGGGTTTGTTTGGGAAAATGTAATGGCAGCCGCGTGTATGGCACGTGATCAATCAACACCTAAGGATACGGTATTGTCAATGAGTATGAATATGCGACCGCGAACTAATGCGCCACTTCCTAAGGAATCCATGGGTAATTGCTTAACTATAGTCCAAGCCAAGGCTAAAATGTCGGAAACGACATTGAAAGAGTTGGTTGGGAAGATTCATGATGTAATTCTGAAAGCGAAACCGAAAATCGAGAAATTTCAAGGGGAAAATGGTATAGAGGAAATATGTTTGGACATAAAAGAGACGACGCGTATTATAATGGACGAAAATTCTTGTGTGTATCATCTTAGTAGTTGGTGTAAGCTTGGGTTGAATGAGGCAGATTTCGGGTTCGGGAAGCCGGCTTGGATCGTACCAACCGATGCTAACCCGCCTCCGTCTCTTAGGAACTCAATCCTGTTTACGGATTATAGTGATTCTAGTGGTGACGAAGGAATTGAAGTATGGTTGTTTTTGGAGGAGAAAGAGATGCACTTCTTAGAGTCTAACCAACGATTCCTAGATTATGCTTTTCCTAATTAA
- the LOC141620979 gene encoding vinorine synthase-like: MSCNDKGVPFIETRVNSRLTGFLTMSRKLELLPELLPPKDLPSLGPRPISELKPLAFQINVFACGGVVIGCYMLHKVLDMASCGTFFKYWADLVRNQAQDANIVGPNFDAIVKAFPPRPTVEPVFAPDRVNGPPKNIIPPFVVLGRCFKITQTAITSLKAMAVSGAVPGPTSFEAVAGFVWENVMVAACMARESIPKDAVLSMSMNMRPRTNPPLPKESMGNCTTIVQTKPKIMLETTLKELVGEIHDVILKAKPKIEKFQRENGIEEMCLDIKETTRIIMDENSCVYHLNSWCKLGLNEADFGFGKPTWIVPADANPPPSLRNSILFTDSSDSSGGDGIEVWLCLEEKEMHFLESCKGFLDYAFPNY; this comes from the coding sequence ATGTCATGTAACGACAAAGGCGTACCCTTTATCGAAACTCGTGTTAATTCCCGTCTTACAGGTTTTCTTACAATGTCTCGTAAACTTGAATTGTTACCGGAGTTACTCCCGCCTAAAGACTTACCGTCTCTTGGGCCTAGGCCCATTTCGGAGCTTAAACCTTTAGCATTTCAAATTAACGTTTTTGCATGTGGTGGTGTCGTAATTGGGTGTTACATGTTACATAAAGTCTTAGACATGGCTTCGTGTGGCACGTTTTTCAAGTATTGGGCCGATCTAGTGAGGAATCAAGCCCAAGACGCTAACATTGTTGGGCCGAACTTTGACGCAATTGTCAAGGCCTTCCCTCCACGTCCTACGGTCGAACCGGTCTTTGCACCGGACCGGGTTAACGGCCCACCAAAGAATATTATCCCTCCCTTTGTTGTACTAGGAAGGTGCTTCAAAATAACACAGACGGCTATAACTAGCCTTAAGGCTATGGCCGTAAGTGGGGCCGTTCCCGGCCCCACTTCATTTGAGGCCGTCGCAGGGTTCGTTTGGGAAAACGTCATGGTGGCTGCGTGTATGGCACGTGAGTCAATACCTAAGGATGCAGTATTGTCAATGAGTATGAATATGCGACCGCGAACCAACCCGCCACTTCCTAAGGAATCCATGGGTAATTGCACAACTATAGTCCAAACCAAGCCTAAAATAATGTTGGAAACGACATTGAAGGAGCTGGTTGGGGAGATTCATGATGTCATTCTGAAAGCGAAACCGAAAATTGAGAAATTTCAAAGGGAAAATGGTATAGAGGAAATGTGTTTGGACATAAAAGAGACGACACGAATTATAATGGACGAAAATTCATGTGTTTATCACCTTAATAGTTGGTGTAAGCTTGGTTTGAACGAGGCAGATTTCGGGTTTGGGAAGCCAACTTGGATCGTACCAGCCGATGCTAACCCGCCTCCGTCTCTTAGGAACTCAATCCTGTTTACGGATTCTAGTGATTCTAGTGGTGGTGACGGAATTGAAGTATggttgtgtttggaggagaaagaGATGCACTTCTTAGAGTCCTGCAAAGGATTTCTAGATTACGCTTTTCCGAATTATTAA